The genomic segment GTTTCATCGGGATTCCCTTATAAAAAAACGGTAATCCATCTCCGAAAATATCGGATATTCTTTTTCTCTTTTAATCAGCCGATCGGTACCGACCGTTCCCGAACCGAGCGAATCATACACATCGGTAAAAGCATTAAGATGCTCCTCGCACTGTGCGGCGGCATATTCTGCAGAAGTTTGGGCATCCGTCATCAGCGGCCAATCCGTCGACTGCGCAAGCAGCAGCTCTTTTGCGGCCATATTCAGCGTCCGCTCTTTAAGGCCTTGATCATCGGGGAAACGCCCTGCAAGGTCGATCATCCGTTCGGTGGCCTTTTGAATACGCGGAAACATCCAATCGTTGGAACTGTTAATCAGCTCATCCGCATACCCGCTCGGTAAATTGGAAGCATAAAAAGGACTAATGCTCTGTATCCGCCGCACTCTTTTAAGATATTCGGACGGTAACGCACAATGCATATCGTGCAGCTGCGCAAGGTTACGGAAAACCGATTCCAACCAGTATATTCCTTCCATCCACGTTTTTCCGAGGAACCGGAGCGGCAGTACGGAAACCGAACACAGCGGATCGGCATCGAGCAGTTCTGCAGCCTCAGTTAATACTGCGTTCCGGTTTGCCACAAACCGTTCCGCATCCCTTTCCGCCTGCATTGCCCCCGCATGTTCGTCATAGAGGCTGCCGGATCGCCGGGAGTAACAAAGACCGGTGGTGCGCCGTCCTTTCTTCACATCGAACAGCGTAGAAAGCGCCTCACCATCCAGTTCAAACCCGACGTCTTTATCCGTATCGAGGTAGTCGGGGTGCAGATAAAAACCGGTTTCGGGATGCGCAATATCGGCGCACGCAGTGCTGTCCTTGCCAAAAAAAGAAAACCCGCTCTCTCCCATTGCCGCAGAAAAGATTCCGTTTACCGGCGGCCTATCCGCAAATAAAAAGCTCTGAGTTTCCAATACGGTATAGTCGATGCCGTAAGACTTGATGATACGGTCTACACCTGCGTCATAGCCCATTAAGGGAAGCCAAAAGCCGAAAGGTGTTGTTGCAAAGTTCTCCCGAAAACTACTCAGTCCCTGTTCAATCTGGGCGGTTAGCGCCTCAGGCATATCCTGATAAAACGGAAAAAAACACGGCGTTGCCGACGTTGCGAGAAGTTCAATGCAATCCTTGGCGGCAAAGGAATTTATCCTGCTTAAAATATCTTTTTTATAACGGACGTTAAAGTCCTCTCGGTTAAGCGTAAAAAACTCAAGTGCGTGCCGTATCAGAGCTTCCCGCGGTGCGCCGGCCGCCCGTTTCAGTTCCTGCCGTGCAAATGCAATTTGCCGACCCAAATACGCACCGTACCGTTCTCGGCAAAAGGAGGAGTTAAGCATTTCGCACAAAAGCGGAGAAATAACCAGTGCACACTTAAACGGAACGGTATCCGCATCCAAGCGCTCGCACATCCGCAAAAACGGTAAAAAACCGTATGACAGCAATTCATAGAACTGTGCCGCCTCAAGAGGTTCATCCCCATCCGCATGAGGAATATAGGGCACATGAGCATGAAAAATAAAAAGCAACGTCTTTTTAACCATCGGGCACCTCGAATATACGATTCTTCGAACTCGTGGCATTACTGAAACAAAAGTGTTCAGCAGGTTTTCTATCTAAAAGCCTGCCGGTAATGCCGAAAGTGGGACTTTTTCAAAGCAGCCAATCCCGATAAACTGATTATTTTATTCACCGCGTTTTGAGCGATACAAAGCCGCTGCGGAATATTTTTCCGCTGCATGCCGACAATATGCGATTGTGCGAGTACCTGTTCGCGGCCGTTCGTAAAATGAGCCATTAAATCGATGCGGTGCAAGTATTCATCAAAAGAAACATGCACATAGTGCCTGCGATCTTCCTTAGGCACTTCTATATCAAAAAAATCCAGCGATTTTGCCGTATCACCGGGGTCAAGCGAATGCACCCGCAGTGAAAAAAACGAAAAATCTTTTGATTCCGTTAGTTCGGTAAACAGCCGGCGATGAAAATCCCAAAAAACAAAGAACCAAAGCGGATTCTTTACAACAACCCGTACCTCGGTCATGTTATAGCTTGTAGCCTCGTGAGGTTTTGCAGATATCCTACTCGAATCGCTGCCGTCTTCATCGCTCTCCGCCCCATCATCCAGGTCGAGCAGCTCACCGATTAAAAGGTGCCTCGTCAAGTCCGACGACAGAAAAAGCCCGTATTGGTCGGCCAGCGTAAACAGCGCATCAGTCGAGAGTGTCTGCAAATAGGATCTGGTAAATTTCACCGTGTTACCCATTGCCGCATCATCTAAAATATTCATCGTTATGTCAAGACTCAAGCAGGCATGTATTTCTTACACCAAAAACCTTATTTCTCTTTCACGCGAGCTTACTGTTTCGGGTGATTAGCATAGCGACATCAGCGTCTCGACGATTCCATTAAAATCAACCGAAACCCGCTATTTCGTGAATGTTCCTTGATTTTTTTGAGGTTTCCTCTTGTCATTTTTATAAAAATAGAACATAGTAACACAATGCTAGTACTGTGTTCTCGCTATCGGAACCATCATATTTTTACCTCTAAAAAAGCTGTAAAGGTCTTGACACGCCGAAATACGTCTCACAGTCTCACAGTCTCACAGTCTCACAGTCTCTGTGCAAATATAGGTCTCTCTTTTTTACACGCATTCATCATCGATTTTTCTCATCAGTATGCACGCAAAGAAGGGTACAATTTTCTATCAAATCCCTTCTTAACAGCTACTGTGCAGTATATATGCACTCCCCCTTATCCTAAAACCGGAGGAACGCATGCGTAAACTTTACACCAGTACAATCGGAATTTTTTTAACCTTTTTGTTTATATCCTGTACGCAGTTTACCGCCGATATAGAAGACTATTTGAGTTATTGGTCAACGGAAGTTGCCTCTACCAATTTTACAATCGATACACCATATACAAGAGTGGGAGAGATGCCGTATGTATCGTCGGCGGAAGATGTAATAGTTACGATTAAACTGCGAAATCCCAAAAAACTGACCCTCAAGATGCCGACATCCTCCAATAATGTTATCCGTTTTCCGGGGCTGTCTACTCAACCTCAGTACGGTACAGCAAAAGACTATACCCTCACGCAAACGACAAGCAATAAACTCACCCTCACATATAAGAAAGATTTTTTACAAGCGCACGAATGGGGTTCAGGCGATATCGGAGCCGAGATTACCTTCATTGCTGATGACAATAGAGTCTTTGACAAGCGATTCAGTATGAACTTCAAAGTGAATACGCCGCCTCCAAAACCCGACTTTATCGTTGCAAAGACAACCGGCACGCCTTCGTATTATGTGCTTTGTATTACGGTGCCGAAGACTGATATGCAGGAGACAATAGCGGGGGGATTGTTGCATAAGGATATTAAGCGTATCGACATAAACGGGACACCCTATTCGTTTTCAGTAAACGAGACAGAAAAGAAATTTGTAAAACCTGAAGCTGATGCCTTTATTACGCTTTCCGATGTAACAAAGCTCTCTGAACCTGATGCCGATGAGGTTCCTGCAGACGGATGGGTTCTATACTATAAAACCGATGCGGAAGTGAAAGACGGGGCTGCAAAAAAAGACTACACGATTACACTTGCAGATGAAAAGGGCTTGGTTTCCGCAGCCTTGAATGCAAGTACAAAGCCCAATAGACCTGCTCCCGTTCACATCAGTCTCGTAAAGGGAATTTGTACGGCAGATGTAAACAACGACAATACCGAAACAACTCCTCATACTATAGCTGTAGGCGGCCAAAACAAACCTGCAACACTACGCCTTACCAGTGCTACAGCGAATGCAACTATTTATTATACTCTAACGGAAACCTCCGCAGGAAGCACAGCAAGTCCGTCTAACGGAAGCGGCGCCGGAAGCGGATTTGATATCTCTTTACCCATTCAAACAGGAAAAACCGAAGCGAAGTATACGCTTACCGCATGGGCGGAAGCAGACGGTTTTGAAACGGGTACTACCCGTACCGTTTATTATAAAATTATCGCGCAAAGTACCGATACGGCTTTAAACGAACTGAAGTTAACGGAAGGCACTGTCAATTATTCAGCCTCCCTTATTGCAGGCAGTGATTCTGCTTATATCTGCAAGATTCTATTTACGGGAGTGGCAAGAACCTTGAATCTTACAGCAAAAACGGCGAACGATCAGTCAAAAATAACCGCTGTAACGGTAAACGGCACCACCCCCGCAGGCTTTGTAGCCGCTAACACGGTAACGCTTGTAAATGCCGTAACATTGCCTGATAGCCTACCTGCACAAGCAGTGGTAAAAATTACCGTAACGGGAGAGGACACGAGTGCAACGAAAGAGTATACGCTTACGGTTACAGCTATCGACCCACCGGTACTCAATAGCTTAGCTTTTTCCTCCGGCGGTACACCGGTGCAGTTTAGCAATGCAGCGGACACTGGAAACGAAGCCTTTAGCACAAATACTCTTGAATATTATATTTTTGCGGCACAGCTTAGTCCAAGCTCTCTGAGCTTTACTGCCACACCTGAAGCCGATGCAGCGGTTACGGTAAAAGTAAACGGTAGCGACCATACGGGAACAACGGTAACGCTTCCCACCGTAGGAGGAGAAACACTCGTAACCTTTACCGTAGAAAAGGCAGGGTTGCAAAATGAATACAAGGTACACATTAAACGAAAGGCTTATACGGTAACCCTGATGGCAAAAAGTTCCGACGACGAATCGGCAGCAGGCGGCGGTACAATCAACGTAACAAACGCAGTGGGAACAGGAGGCATAAGCTCTGTAAGCAACAACAATTCGGCTGAAGTTACCGTAAAAGCTGAAATCGGAGCAACAATCACGGCAACCGCAACCCCTAATACGGGTTACACGTTTATGAAATGGAGCGGCATAAGTGTTACATCACCAACCAATGTTAACCTTTCTTATGTAGTTGGAAGTAATGCTGAAATAAAGGCGGAATTTCAGTCTCCCAATATCTATGTCCGCGGAACAAACGGCGATTGGTATAGCAATACTACCAACGTACCGGGAGGGGCAGCCGAGGGCAATGACGATACGGGAACCGGTTCAAAGCAAAAACCGTATAAAACCGTTTCCAAAGCCTTGAGCCAATGTACAGAAACAGGCACACCATATACTATCTTTGTAGACGGAACAATTAACGAAACTGTTACACTCAATATTCCAAGCGGCAAAACGGTTACGATAGAATCGTTACGGAAGGATACGCCTGCGGTAATAGAGGAAAAACGAGTATCCCCCAGCGCTTATCAGTATCTTCTTACAACGGCGGGAACGCTTACCCTCGATTCCGTTATCTTAAAAGCGAATAAAACGGGTACTCATACACCTGACGCTAGCACATTTATTTGCGGCATACAACAAAACGGCGGAGCGGTAACCGTTAAAGGCGAAAGGACAGAAATTAAAAACTTTGCCCATGCCGTGGAGATTAAGAGCGGAACTTTTACCATGGAGAACGGTTCAATCTGCAATAATTATGTAAACGGCGGAAGCTCCGGCGTAGAGATAGGAGGGGGCGGGACATTTATCTTAAAAGGCGGCTCTATAAAAGTTAATGAGGCGACCAGCATGGCAGGCGTGTATGTAAAAGGTTCCAGCGAAAGCAGTAAAGGAACATTTAAAATGGAAAGCGGTGAAATATCGGGTAATAAAGCAAAATGCTTGGGAGGCGGTATTTATGTCGGCGAATACGGAGTCGCAGATATTTCAGGCGGAACAATAAAAGCCAACCATGCGGCGCAAAGCACCTATAAAAATCCCGCCGAAGATGTCGGCGGCGGCGGTATCTATGTAGAAAAAGGTACCGTTAATTTTACGGGCGGCACTATAGAGGGAAACATTATCCACGAAGTGGAAAAAAACTGCGGAGCCGGGGTCTTTATCGGTAAAAAGGGAACATTCAATATGTCGGGCGGCTCCATTAAGGATTGTACAACCGAAACATCTGCTTTTAGGCCGAGCCGAGGCGTCGGCGTGTATGTATCCGGCGGTAGTACGCCTAACACAGAAGGCACATTCAAGATGACAGGCGGTACAATCGAAAATTGCAAACCCCTTGCGGGTCATACAGGAGCCGGCGGCGCTGTGTATGTGGGCCAGTATGGAAAGTTTAGTATGAGCGGAAATGTAAACATCAGCACCAATGAAACGGATACGGGTAAAAACGACATATACCTTGCAACTGGGAAAAAAATCACCATTGCCGGAAAGCTCGATCGTAATTATCACGTTGCCCGTATAACGCCTGAAAGCTATCCTGCATCATCTTCTTCTAACACACAGGTATTAGAAAATCCGACAGGTAACACTACAAACGTAGCCGAAAACCATTTTAAATTTACTGTAACACGCGACTCAAATACAAATAAGGCTTACTGTGTAAATGAAGCAGGTCTTATACGGCAGCAGGTAGATACTACTCCTGATGACGTAAGCTTCCAAAACTGGGGGAAATTAAAAGCCGCAATCGAAAACGCAAGCAATGGTGATGTCATTTATATTAGAAACAATTGCCAAGCCTTGAATGATTCCGATACAATTACAGTAACCAAAACGATAACCCTTATAGGATTAACAGTGAATCAAGTTAATCTTAACGGCAATAGAAAATGTAGAATCTTTAAAATTACAAATGGGGGAAATTTTACCATTAAAAATGTGACGTTAGAAGGGGGAGATGCTCAAAACGATGGCGGAAACGGCGGCGGCGGCATATTGTTGGCGAGCGGAGGAACCAAATCGCTTACGCTGGAAAATGTTACTATTAGCGCTTGTTATAATTCTAAGAACGGTTTGTGCCACGGAGTCGGAATTGCTATATACGACGGAACCGTTACGATGAAGGACAAAGCTACTATATCAGGCTGCGAAACTCTCGTTCATAACCGTTTTGGAGGAGGGGTCTATATCGGTTCAGGAGGTGTCCTCAATATAGACGGGTCTGCGGGCTCAACATATGAGACTGAACCTAATATCAGTAGCTGTAAAGCGTATAAGGGCGGCGGCGTTTATATTGCAAATGGCGGAAAACTTAACTTAATAAAAGGACGTATTTTGGGAAATAGAGCCAAAGGTAGTACGGGAGAAGGGTACGCTGTATACAACGAAAATACCACTTCGAACTCATTTAACTGGTTGGGAGGCGCGATTAAATACCATTATGTCGGTTCGGGTGGCTCTGTAATTGAAGGACCGTGCAATAACCCTAACCATTTTGTTGCAGACTAACCCTATAGGGTACAGCAACCACTGTCGGCAGCCGCCTTGTCGCTCAAGGCGGCGCGCAGTATGCAGGGGCTTTTTGGATAAACCCTTGCTTTCATTACATCCATCAACGGACAGGGCGATCAAGCGGAAGTAGAGATTCTATAATAACCTTTGTATCCTCTGCATCTTTAGCGGTTGAATACCCCCTCAACGCCACACCGCTATACATTTTTGACGAGGAGGTTGCGCCTTTTAGATATATACTATAGTATAGAACACCATCATACCACTGCACATATCAAAGATGAGCAAAAAAATGAATATAATCGATTTTATTTACAACATTGTTAAGGGACTCAATTTACCTACAACTATTTTAATATCCTTTGCGTTAATATTGATAAGCGGTTTCTTAGTAACCAGATTCACAAAAAAACTCCAGCTGCCGAAAGTAAGCGGTTATATTCTGGCAGGAATTTTAATCGGCCCGAGCGGATTACATTTAATTCATCGGGATTTTATCGCTAACTTAGATGTTATCTCGGTTATCGCACTCAGCTTTATCGCCTTTGATATGGGACGGTACTTTAAGCGCAGTGACGGGAAAAAAGAAATCGAAAATGTCGTATTCATTACGCTCTGCGAATCGCTGCTGGCGGGATGCCTCGTTACTATTGTTATGCTCTCCGTCTTTAAAATGAGGCTTTCGTTTTCACTCTTGCTCGGAGCGATTGCAACGGCTACGGCTCCTGCAAGCACTATCATGACTATAAAAGAATACAACGGCAAGGGGCCGTTTGTCGATCTGCTTTTGCGTATTACCGCGTTTGACGATGTCGTATGTCTTTTTGTGTTCAGTATTATGGTTGCCGTTGTCAATGCACAGGAAAGCGACGTATTTAATATCATGAGTATTGCGGAGCCGATTGCCCTCAATGCCGCAATGTTGATTTTAGGCTTTTTTACCGCCCTGTGCATGGAATTTTTAATTACGGAAAAACGGAGCTTTGATAACAGACTGATCTTGGCTGTTGCGTTTCTCTTTTTGATTTCCGGTATTTGTTCTTATTTTGATGTAAGCCCGCTGCTTGCCTGTATGGTCTGCGGTGCCGTGTATTATAATCGAACAAATGATAAAACCTTGTTCGACCAGATGAATAATTTTTCCCCGCCGGTGATGAGCAGCTTTTTTATTATTTCCGGTATGAATATGGATCTAAGCATTATCGTAACGGCAGGAATTATCGGCGTTGCGTATTTCTTTATCAGAATAATCGGAAAATATATCGGCGC from the Treponema vincentii F0403 genome contains:
- a CDS encoding InlB B-repeat-containing protein, with translation MRKLYTSTIGIFLTFLFISCTQFTADIEDYLSYWSTEVASTNFTIDTPYTRVGEMPYVSSAEDVIVTIKLRNPKKLTLKMPTSSNNVIRFPGLSTQPQYGTAKDYTLTQTTSNKLTLTYKKDFLQAHEWGSGDIGAEITFIADDNRVFDKRFSMNFKVNTPPPKPDFIVAKTTGTPSYYVLCITVPKTDMQETIAGGLLHKDIKRIDINGTPYSFSVNETEKKFVKPEADAFITLSDVTKLSEPDADEVPADGWVLYYKTDAEVKDGAAKKDYTITLADEKGLVSAALNASTKPNRPAPVHISLVKGICTADVNNDNTETTPHTIAVGGQNKPATLRLTSATANATIYYTLTETSAGSTASPSNGSGAGSGFDISLPIQTGKTEAKYTLTAWAEADGFETGTTRTVYYKIIAQSTDTALNELKLTEGTVNYSASLIAGSDSAYICKILFTGVARTLNLTAKTANDQSKITAVTVNGTTPAGFVAANTVTLVNAVTLPDSLPAQAVVKITVTGEDTSATKEYTLTVTAIDPPVLNSLAFSSGGTPVQFSNAADTGNEAFSTNTLEYYIFAAQLSPSSLSFTATPEADAAVTVKVNGSDHTGTTVTLPTVGGETLVTFTVEKAGLQNEYKVHIKRKAYTVTLMAKSSDDESAAGGGTINVTNAVGTGGISSVSNNNSAEVTVKAEIGATITATATPNTGYTFMKWSGISVTSPTNVNLSYVVGSNAEIKAEFQSPNIYVRGTNGDWYSNTTNVPGGAAEGNDDTGTGSKQKPYKTVSKALSQCTETGTPYTIFVDGTINETVTLNIPSGKTVTIESLRKDTPAVIEEKRVSPSAYQYLLTTAGTLTLDSVILKANKTGTHTPDASTFICGIQQNGGAVTVKGERTEIKNFAHAVEIKSGTFTMENGSICNNYVNGGSSGVEIGGGGTFILKGGSIKVNEATSMAGVYVKGSSESSKGTFKMESGEISGNKAKCLGGGIYVGEYGVADISGGTIKANHAAQSTYKNPAEDVGGGGIYVEKGTVNFTGGTIEGNIIHEVEKNCGAGVFIGKKGTFNMSGGSIKDCTTETSAFRPSRGVGVYVSGGSTPNTEGTFKMTGGTIENCKPLAGHTGAGGAVYVGQYGKFSMSGNVNISTNETDTGKNDIYLATGKKITIAGKLDRNYHVARITPESYPASSSSNTQVLENPTGNTTNVAENHFKFTVTRDSNTNKAYCVNEAGLIRQQVDTTPDDVSFQNWGKLKAAIENASNGDVIYIRNNCQALNDSDTITVTKTITLIGLTVNQVNLNGNRKCRIFKITNGGNFTIKNVTLEGGDAQNDGGNGGGGILLASGGTKSLTLENVTISACYNSKNGLCHGVGIAIYDGTVTMKDKATISGCETLVHNRFGGGVYIGSGGVLNIDGSAGSTYETEPNISSCKAYKGGGVYIANGGKLNLIKGRILGNRAKGSTGEGYAVYNENTTSNSFNWLGGAIKYHYVGSGGSVIEGPCNNPNHFVAD
- a CDS encoding DUF4912 domain-containing protein, which produces MNILDDAAMGNTVKFTRSYLQTLSTDALFTLADQYGLFLSSDLTRHLLIGELLDLDDGAESDEDGSDSSRISAKPHEATSYNMTEVRVVVKNPLWFFVFWDFHRRLFTELTESKDFSFFSLRVHSLDPGDTAKSLDFFDIEVPKEDRRHYVHVSFDEYLHRIDLMAHFTNGREQVLAQSHIVGMQRKNIPQRLCIAQNAVNKIISLSGLAALKKSHFRHYRQAFR
- a CDS encoding 1,4-alpha-glucan branching protein domain-containing protein yields the protein MVKKTLLFIFHAHVPYIPHADGDEPLEAAQFYELLSYGFLPFLRMCERLDADTVPFKCALVISPLLCEMLNSSFCRERYGAYLGRQIAFARQELKRAAGAPREALIRHALEFFTLNREDFNVRYKKDILSRINSFAAKDCIELLATSATPCFFPFYQDMPEALTAQIEQGLSSFRENFATTPFGFWLPLMGYDAGVDRIIKSYGIDYTVLETQSFLFADRPPVNGIFSAAMGESGFSFFGKDSTACADIAHPETGFYLHPDYLDTDKDVGFELDGEALSTLFDVKKGRRTTGLCYSRRSGSLYDEHAGAMQAERDAERFVANRNAVLTEAAELLDADPLCSVSVLPLRFLGKTWMEGIYWLESVFRNLAQLHDMHCALPSEYLKRVRRIQSISPFYASNLPSGYADELINSSNDWMFPRIQKATERMIDLAGRFPDDQGLKERTLNMAAKELLLAQSTDWPLMTDAQTSAEYAAAQCEEHLNAFTDVYDSLGSGTVGTDRLIKREKEYPIFSEMDYRFFIRESR
- a CDS encoding cation:proton antiporter, producing MNIIDFIYNIVKGLNLPTTILISFALILISGFLVTRFTKKLQLPKVSGYILAGILIGPSGLHLIHRDFIANLDVISVIALSFIAFDMGRYFKRSDGKKEIENVVFITLCESLLAGCLVTIVMLSVFKMRLSFSLLLGAIATATAPASTIMTIKEYNGKGPFVDLLLRITAFDDVVCLFVFSIMVAVVNAQESDVFNIMSIAEPIALNAAMLILGFFTALCMEFLITEKRSFDNRLILAVAFLFLISGICSYFDVSPLLACMVCGAVYYNRTNDKTLFDQMNNFSPPVMSSFFIISGMNMDLSIIVTAGIIGVAYFFIRIIGKYIGAYTSCKILSIDKKITDNMGFALMPQAGVAIGLAFMGKAMLPEKDGLILFNIILASSVLYELMGPVTAKIALIRSGAINPESFKKPIK